CTCGAGCACGCCGGTCTGGAAGTCAGAATCAGCGACGAGCAGGCGATCCCCGGTCGAGCGTGCCGTTGCTGCGATCATGAGATCACGGGCTGCCATCCGTTCACCGTCGGCAAGCAGTTCGTCTTGGAGTCGCGCGGCCTCGAGTGCAAGTTGTTCATTGAACTCGAGCGCGCGGACGCCGCCGAAACGCTGTCGCTCCGCTTGGACGTTCGTTTCA
The Natronolimnobius sp. AArcel1 genome window above contains:
- a CDS encoding PIN domain-containing protein, yielding MTFLDSSVIIDMLEGVDETVAAVESRGTPYLTSSICVYEVLAGTLGRGETNVQAERQRFGGVRALEFNEQLALEAARLQDELLADGERMAARDLMIAATARSTGDRLLVADSDFQTGVLEDRLDMTNLRLE